From the Vicinamibacteria bacterium genome, one window contains:
- the atpG gene encoding ATP synthase F1 subunit gamma: MPALVDIRRRIRSVKSTQQITKAQKMVSAAKLRRAQEAMFAARPYARKMMEVLNSLASRADPKLHPLLEERGDEKVLLVVVTADRGLCGGFNANIIRTATRFIRERGDRDLALGLLGRKGRDFFRRRKLKVRFERLGIFQALRYATAREIAGDLIGSYTRCEVDQVYLLYNEFKSVVQQRIVVERLLPVERLALNPTEPALDYLYEPAPAAIFAEIMPKHVEIQVWRALLESAAAEHGARMAAMDAATNNAGEMIDRLSLYMNKVRQAAITKEIIEVVSGAGAAS, translated from the coding sequence ATGCCCGCCCTCGTCGACATCCGCCGCCGGATCCGCAGCGTCAAGAGCACGCAGCAGATCACCAAGGCCCAGAAGATGGTCTCCGCGGCCAAGCTGCGCCGGGCCCAGGAGGCCATGTTCGCGGCCCGTCCCTACGCCCGGAAGATGATGGAGGTCCTGAACAGCCTGGCCTCCCGGGCCGACCCCAAGCTCCACCCCCTCCTTGAGGAGCGGGGGGACGAGAAGGTCCTGCTCGTGGTGGTGACCGCGGACCGGGGTCTCTGCGGCGGTTTCAACGCCAACATCATCCGCACCGCTACCCGCTTCATCCGGGAGCGGGGGGACCGGGACCTGGCCTTGGGACTGCTGGGACGCAAGGGGCGCGACTTCTTCCGGCGCCGTAAGCTGAAGGTGCGCTTCGAGCGGTTGGGGATCTTCCAGGCCCTGCGCTACGCCACCGCCCGCGAGATCGCGGGGGACCTGATCGGGAGCTACACCCGCTGCGAAGTAGATCAGGTCTACCTTCTCTACAACGAGTTCAAGAGCGTGGTCCAGCAGCGGATCGTGGTCGAGCGCCTCCTCCCCGTGGAGAGGCTGGCCCTGAATCCCACCGAGCCCGCCCTCGACTACCTCTACGAGCCGGCTCCGGCCGCGATCTTCGCGGAGATCATGCCCAAGCACGTGGAGATCCAAGTCTGGCGGGCCCTCCTGGAGTCGGCGGCGGCCGAGCACGGGGCCCGCATGGCGGCCATGGACGCGGCCACCAACAACGCCGGCGAGATGATCGACCGCCTGAGCCTGTACATGAACAAGGTCCGCCAGGCCGCCATCACCAAGGAGATCATCGAGGTGGTGTCGGGAGCGGGCGCAGCTTCGTGA
- the selD gene encoding selenide, water dikinase SelD codes for MSDERERIRRLTERVSCAGUASKLGPTELAQVLSALRPSADPRVLVDHGTGDDAGVFRLDDATALVQTVDFFTPVVDEPEVFGAIAAANALSDVYAMGGRPLTALSIAGFPENDFPLEWAAAIVRGGAEKLKEAGCVLLGGHTVRDPEIKFGYAITGLVHPDRILTNAGGRPGQALVLTKPLGTGVIATALKAGKAPADAARASAESMATLNERAAAVALRHGVKTATDVTGFGLVGHALALARQSRVTIVIEGAALPLLPRAKDLALEFQAGGLKANRRQFEPLLAYAQERDEALKALLFDPQTSGGLLLLVPEESTAALLAELPSARAVGRVEPAGETPIRIA; via the coding sequence ATGAGCGACGAGCGAGAGCGGATCCGCCGTCTCACCGAGCGGGTCTCCTGCGCGGGTTGAGCGAGCAAGCTCGGGCCCACCGAGCTCGCTCAGGTCCTGAGCGCACTCCGTCCCTCCGCCGACCCCCGGGTCCTGGTGGACCACGGCACGGGGGACGACGCGGGGGTGTTCCGGCTCGACGACGCCACCGCTCTCGTGCAGACCGTGGATTTCTTCACCCCGGTGGTGGACGAGCCGGAGGTGTTCGGGGCCATCGCCGCCGCCAACGCCCTCTCCGATGTCTACGCCATGGGGGGACGGCCCTTGACCGCCCTCTCCATCGCCGGCTTTCCGGAGAACGACTTTCCCCTGGAATGGGCGGCGGCCATCGTGCGGGGGGGGGCGGAGAAGCTCAAGGAGGCCGGTTGCGTCCTGCTCGGGGGCCACACCGTCCGCGATCCCGAGATCAAGTTCGGCTACGCGATCACCGGCCTCGTGCACCCCGACCGCATCCTCACCAACGCGGGCGGTCGGCCGGGCCAGGCCTTGGTGCTCACCAAGCCTCTGGGCACGGGGGTGATCGCCACCGCGCTCAAGGCGGGGAAGGCCCCCGCCGACGCGGCCCGAGCCTCCGCGGAGTCCATGGCGACCCTGAATGAGCGCGCGGCCGCGGTCGCGCTCCGCCACGGGGTGAAGACGGCCACCGACGTGACCGGCTTCGGGCTCGTGGGCCACGCCCTGGCCCTGGCCCGGCAGAGCCGGGTCACGATCGTGATCGAGGGGGCCGCGCTCCCGCTCCTGCCGCGAGCCAAAGACCTCGCCCTGGAGTTTCAGGCCGGCGGGCTCAAGGCCAACCGGCGGCAGTTCGAGCCTCTCCTCGCCTATGCCCAGGAACGGGACGAGGCTCTAAAGGCCCTCCTCTTCGATCCCCAGACCTCGGGGGGCCTGCTCCTGCTCGTCCCCGAGGAGAGCACAGCGGCCCTCCTCGCCGAGCTGCCCTCGGCCCGGGCCGTCGGACGGGTCGAGCCCGCAGGCGAGACGCCCATCCGGATCGCCTGA
- a CDS encoding polymer-forming cytoskeletal protein, whose translation MIKLKGLVAEGLNGFMDEGTEFLGELRFKDTLRIDGRLKGKIVSDNTLIVGESGHVEAEIDCGVVSIRGTVTGRVHGRQRIELLAGSKVLATLVSPKLVIEDGAFFQGDCEMGALPAGTPAPAPRA comes from the coding sequence ATGATCAAGCTCAAAGGGCTCGTGGCGGAGGGACTCAACGGCTTCATGGACGAGGGGACGGAGTTTCTGGGCGAGCTGCGCTTCAAGGATACGCTGCGGATCGACGGGCGCCTGAAGGGCAAGATCGTCTCCGACAACACCCTGATCGTGGGGGAGTCGGGTCACGTGGAGGCGGAGATCGACTGCGGGGTGGTGTCCATCCGGGGGACGGTCACCGGGCGCGTGCACGGGCGGCAGCGGATCGAGCTCCTGGCCGGGTCCAAGGTGCTGGCCACCCTTGTCTCCCCCAAGCTCGTGATCGAGGACGGCGCGTTCTTCCAGGGGGACTGCGAGATGGGCGCCCTCCCCGCGGGAACGCCCGCTCCCGCCCCCCGCGCCTAG
- a CDS encoding RnfABCDGE type electron transport complex subunit D produces MVRTRLDPRGYQIAALAGLLAYGMVGLAFEVSIARVSLLLATALATQYVGGRLARLPGFDPRSALISGLSLCLLLRTNSEALAAGTAVVTIASKFVLRWDGKHLFNPTNFGLAFMILATQAVWVSPGQWGSAAFLGFLLACLGGLVVNRAARSDITLAFLASYGGLLFLRAVWLGDPMSIPLHQLESGALLIFAFFMISDPKTTPDSRAGRVLFAILVAAGAAYVQFRLYRPNGLLWSLAALSPAVALINRLFPGCRYDWAGRARIPARPPKGVVHAPALDLLPQLPLGPTRG; encoded by the coding sequence ATGGTGCGGACACGACTCGACCCGAGGGGGTATCAGATTGCGGCCCTGGCCGGGCTCTTGGCGTACGGCATGGTGGGGCTCGCGTTCGAGGTCTCGATCGCCCGCGTCAGCCTGTTGCTGGCCACGGCTCTGGCCACCCAGTACGTGGGGGGACGCCTGGCCCGCCTTCCCGGCTTCGATCCGCGGAGCGCCCTCATCTCGGGCTTGTCGCTCTGCCTGCTCCTGCGCACGAACTCGGAGGCCCTGGCCGCGGGGACGGCGGTGGTGACGATCGCGAGCAAGTTCGTGCTCCGCTGGGACGGCAAGCACCTCTTCAATCCCACGAACTTCGGCCTGGCCTTCATGATCCTGGCTACCCAAGCGGTGTGGGTCTCCCCCGGCCAGTGGGGAAGCGCGGCCTTCCTCGGCTTCCTCCTCGCCTGCCTCGGGGGGCTGGTGGTGAACCGGGCGGCGCGGAGCGACATCACCCTGGCCTTCCTGGCCAGCTACGGGGGCCTGCTCTTCCTCCGGGCGGTGTGGCTCGGGGACCCCATGAGCATCCCCCTCCACCAGCTCGAGAGCGGCGCCCTTCTCATCTTCGCTTTCTTCATGATCTCAGACCCGAAGACGACCCCGGATTCTCGGGCGGGCCGGGTTCTCTTCGCGATCCTGGTGGCGGCGGGCGCCGCTTATGTCCAGTTCCGCCTCTACCGGCCCAACGGCCTGCTGTGGTCGCTGGCCGCGCTCTCGCCCGCCGTCGCCCTCATTAATCGCCTGTTTCCGGGGTGTCGTTACGACTGGGCGGGCCGGGCTCGGATCCCGGCCCGTCCCCCGAAAGGAGTGGTCCATGCGCCGGCTCTCGATTTGCTGCCTCAGCTTCCTCTTGGCCCTACCCGCGGCTGA
- the atpA gene encoding F0F1 ATP synthase subunit alpha — protein sequence MEIRAADITKIIREQLAGFSAAVDVSEVGTVLSVGDGIARIHGLEHCMAGELLELPHGVMAIALNLEEDSVGAVLMGESAEIKEGDEVKRTKRIMSIPVGEAMVGRVINALGQPLDGKGAIATRTFGPLERLAPGVVERQPVREPLQTGIKAIDGMVPIGRGQRELIIGDRQTGKTAVAVDTIINQKGQGVICIYVAIGQKQSTVAQVVRTLEEFGAMEHSIVVSASASEPAPFLYIAPYAGCAIGEYFRDKGQHALCVYDDLSKHAAAYREISLLLRRPPGREAYPGDVFYLHSRLLERAAKLNNAKGSGSLTALPIIETQAGDISAYIPTNVISITDGQIFLESDLFNSGIRPAINVGNSVSRVGGSAQIKAMRAVAGRLRLDLAQFRELAAFSMFASELDKSTQATLARGQRLTEILKQDQYDPLPVEKQVTIIFAAANGYLDGFPVSEGRRYERELYSFLEGRQPTLLKDVAEKKDIKGELTDRLKAALSEFAGVFQAAAPA from the coding sequence ATGGAGATTCGCGCCGCAGACATCACCAAGATCATCCGCGAGCAGCTGGCCGGCTTCTCCGCGGCGGTGGACGTCTCCGAGGTGGGGACCGTGCTCTCGGTGGGGGACGGCATCGCCCGCATCCACGGTCTCGAGCACTGCATGGCGGGGGAGCTCCTGGAGCTGCCCCACGGCGTCATGGCCATCGCCTTGAACCTCGAGGAGGACTCGGTGGGCGCGGTGCTCATGGGCGAGTCCGCGGAGATCAAGGAGGGGGACGAGGTCAAGCGCACCAAGCGGATCATGTCCATCCCGGTGGGGGAGGCTATGGTGGGGCGGGTGATCAACGCCCTCGGACAGCCCCTGGACGGCAAGGGCGCCATCGCAACCCGCACCTTCGGCCCCCTGGAACGGCTGGCCCCCGGGGTGGTGGAGCGTCAGCCGGTGCGCGAGCCGCTCCAGACCGGGATCAAGGCCATCGATGGGATGGTGCCCATCGGCCGCGGTCAGCGGGAGCTGATCATCGGGGACCGCCAGACCGGCAAGACCGCGGTCGCGGTGGACACCATCATCAATCAAAAGGGCCAGGGCGTCATCTGCATCTATGTGGCCATCGGGCAGAAGCAGTCCACGGTCGCCCAGGTGGTCCGGACCCTGGAGGAATTCGGGGCCATGGAGCACAGCATCGTGGTCTCGGCCTCCGCCTCCGAGCCCGCCCCCTTCCTCTACATCGCCCCTTACGCCGGCTGCGCCATCGGCGAGTACTTCCGGGACAAGGGGCAGCATGCCCTCTGCGTCTACGATGACCTCAGCAAGCACGCCGCCGCCTACCGGGAGATCTCGCTCCTCTTGCGCCGACCCCCCGGCCGCGAAGCCTACCCCGGCGACGTCTTCTATCTGCACAGCCGGCTGCTCGAACGCGCGGCCAAGCTGAATAACGCGAAGGGCTCGGGCAGCCTCACCGCCCTGCCCATCATCGAGACCCAGGCGGGAGACATCTCCGCTTATATCCCCACCAACGTCATCTCCATCACGGACGGTCAGATCTTCCTGGAATCCGACCTCTTCAACTCCGGCATCCGGCCCGCCATCAACGTGGGGAACTCCGTCTCCCGCGTGGGCGGCTCCGCCCAGATCAAGGCCATGAGGGCGGTGGCGGGCCGGCTGCGGCTGGACCTCGCGCAGTTCCGCGAGCTGGCCGCCTTCTCCATGTTCGCCTCCGAACTCGACAAATCCACCCAGGCCACGCTGGCCCGGGGCCAGCGCTTGACCGAGATCCTGAAGCAGGACCAGTATGACCCCCTGCCCGTGGAGAAGCAGGTCACCATCATCTTCGCGGCCGCCAACGGCTACCTGGACGGCTTTCCCGTCTCCGAGGGCCGCCGCTATGAGAGGGAGCTCTACTCCTTCCTCGAGGGCCGGCAGCCCACCCTCCTCAAGGACGTCGCGGAGAAGAAGGACATCAAGGGCGAGCTCACCGACCGCCTGAAAGCCGCCCTCTCGGAGTTCGCGGGGGTCTTCCAGGCGGCGGCGCCCGCCTGA
- a CDS encoding F0F1 ATP synthase subunit epsilon → MPTKLTLEVVTPEGLLLREEVDEVIAPGTLGYFGVLPGHTPFLSTLGVGELTYRQGSERGHLACFWGFCEVLPDRVSVLAEVGERAEDIDAARAELARSRAEERMKSIKDEAGYAEAHLDYMRAVTRLAVARNRRA, encoded by the coding sequence CTGCCCACGAAGCTGACGCTCGAGGTGGTGACGCCGGAAGGCCTCCTCCTGCGCGAGGAGGTCGACGAGGTCATCGCTCCCGGCACCCTCGGTTATTTCGGCGTCCTCCCCGGCCACACCCCGTTCCTCTCCACCCTGGGGGTGGGCGAGCTCACCTACCGGCAGGGGAGCGAGCGCGGCCACCTCGCGTGTTTCTGGGGATTTTGCGAGGTGCTGCCCGACCGGGTGAGCGTGCTGGCCGAGGTCGGGGAGCGAGCGGAGGACATCGACGCCGCCCGCGCCGAGCTGGCCCGGTCGCGGGCGGAGGAGCGCATGAAGTCCATCAAGGACGAAGCCGGCTACGCGGAGGCCCACCTGGACTACATGCGCGCCGTGACCCGCCTGGCCGTGGCCCGCAACCGCCGGGCCTGA
- a CDS encoding DUF2330 domain-containing protein → MRRLSICCLSFLLALPAAERAEAFCGFYVAKADTKLFNQASSVALVRDGDQTVMTMANDYQGALKEFAIVIPVPTFIKREQIEVTDRALLDHLDVYSSPRLVEYFDPDPCAPMQERGVVGGMMMMRSAPTPAAEKGLGVTVEARYTVGEYDILILSAQESGGLETWLKENGYKIPPGASAVLGSYIKQQMRFFVARVNLKEQAQLGFSYLRPLRVSYESPKFMLPVRLGTVNAKGPQELFVYALSRKGRVETTNYRTVKLPTGMDIPVFVKDEFGRFYKALFSDQVRREDMRAVLQEYAWDMSWCDPCAAQPLSREELKGLGVGWMAGAQGQVTPSRRPSMAGGAVDVFLTRLHVRYDASHFPEDLVFQETADRTNFQGRFVLRHPWLGGETCEAAKDYRRALVDRREKEAQTLASLTGWDINEIRGKTGNVAKISETTDRPSWRSLFSPF, encoded by the coding sequence ATGCGCCGGCTCTCGATTTGCTGCCTCAGCTTCCTCTTGGCCCTACCCGCGGCTGAGCGGGCGGAAGCCTTCTGTGGCTTCTACGTCGCCAAGGCGGACACGAAGCTCTTCAACCAGGCCTCCTCGGTGGCCCTCGTCCGCGACGGCGACCAGACCGTCATGACCATGGCCAACGACTATCAGGGCGCGCTCAAGGAGTTCGCCATCGTCATTCCCGTCCCCACCTTCATCAAGCGGGAGCAGATCGAGGTGACGGACAGGGCCCTTCTCGACCACCTCGACGTCTACTCCTCCCCCCGCCTGGTCGAGTACTTCGACCCTGACCCCTGCGCGCCGATGCAAGAGAGAGGGGTGGTGGGGGGCATGATGATGATGAGGAGCGCGCCGACGCCGGCGGCCGAGAAGGGCCTGGGCGTCACCGTGGAAGCCCGCTACACCGTGGGCGAATACGACATCCTCATCCTCTCCGCCCAGGAGAGCGGCGGCCTCGAGACCTGGCTCAAGGAGAACGGCTACAAGATCCCCCCCGGCGCCTCCGCCGTGCTCGGAAGCTACATCAAGCAGCAGATGCGCTTTTTCGTGGCCCGGGTGAACCTGAAGGAGCAGGCGCAGCTCGGGTTCAGCTACCTCCGGCCCCTGCGGGTCTCCTACGAATCGCCCAAGTTCATGCTGCCCGTCCGCCTGGGCACGGTGAACGCCAAGGGCCCGCAAGAGCTCTTCGTCTACGCCCTCAGCCGGAAAGGGCGGGTGGAGACCACCAACTACCGCACCGTGAAGCTGCCCACGGGCATGGACATCCCGGTCTTCGTCAAGGACGAGTTCGGCCGCTTCTACAAGGCGCTGTTCTCGGATCAGGTTCGCCGCGAGGACATGCGGGCCGTCCTCCAGGAGTACGCCTGGGACATGAGCTGGTGCGACCCCTGTGCGGCGCAGCCGCTCTCGCGGGAGGAGCTGAAGGGCCTGGGGGTGGGGTGGATGGCGGGAGCCCAGGGCCAGGTGACGCCGTCGAGGCGGCCCTCGATGGCGGGGGGCGCGGTGGACGTGTTCCTCACCCGCCTCCACGTGCGCTACGACGCGTCCCATTTCCCCGAGGACCTCGTCTTCCAGGAGACGGCGGACCGCACGAACTTCCAGGGCCGCTTCGTGCTCCGCCACCCCTGGCTGGGCGGAGAGACCTGCGAGGCGGCGAAAGACTACCGTCGCGCCCTTGTCGACCGCCGTGAGAAGGAGGCCCAGACGCTGGCCTCGCTCACGGGCTGGGACATCAACGAAATCCGCGGCAAGACGGGGAACGTAGCCAAGATCTCGGAGACCACCGACCGACCCTCCTGGCGCAGCCTGTTCTCCCCGTTCTAG
- a CDS encoding LytTR family DNA-binding domain-containing protein, which yields MRLRAYLVDDEPLALERLARLLEETRRVEVIGSTTEPEEAVAALTSVPADICFLDIQMPRLNGFELLARLPVQPVVIFTTAHDEYALRAFAVNSVDYLLKPIDPGQLERALTKVERLRTSGALPATDLQTLLKNLSAALPPAPTYPERIASRLGDRISFIDLVRVTHFLAEDKLTYGMADGKEYCVDYSISALEKKLDPKRFVRIHRSTLVNVSWIKEVSSLPGGGLNVRLKDVQGTDLTVARDRARGFKARLCG from the coding sequence ATGAGACTGCGTGCGTACCTGGTCGATGACGAGCCCTTGGCGCTCGAGCGTTTGGCGCGCCTTCTCGAGGAGACCCGGCGCGTGGAGGTGATCGGGAGCACGACCGAGCCCGAGGAGGCGGTCGCCGCGCTCACCTCGGTCCCGGCCGACATTTGCTTCCTCGACATCCAGATGCCGCGGCTCAACGGGTTCGAGTTGCTGGCCCGCCTGCCCGTCCAGCCCGTCGTCATATTCACGACCGCTCACGACGAATATGCCCTGCGGGCTTTCGCCGTGAACTCGGTGGACTACCTGCTCAAGCCCATCGATCCCGGGCAGCTGGAGCGGGCGCTGACCAAGGTGGAACGGCTGCGGACCTCGGGGGCTCTCCCCGCCACGGACCTGCAAACGCTGCTCAAGAACCTGAGCGCCGCCTTGCCGCCCGCCCCCACCTATCCGGAGCGGATTGCGTCGCGGCTGGGCGACCGGATCTCGTTCATCGATCTCGTGCGGGTGACGCATTTTCTTGCCGAGGACAAGCTGACCTACGGCATGGCCGATGGCAAAGAGTACTGCGTCGACTACAGCATTTCCGCCCTCGAGAAAAAGTTGGATCCGAAGAGATTTGTCCGCATCCACCGAAGCACCCTCGTCAACGTTTCCTGGATCAAGGAGGTGTCCTCCCTGCCCGGGGGAGGACTGAACGTTCGGCTGAAAGACGTCCAGGGAACCGACCTCACGGTGGCGCGCGATCGGGCCCGGGGATTCAAGGCTCGACTCTGCGGTTGA
- the atpD gene encoding F0F1 ATP synthase subunit beta, whose translation MATENVGRVVQIIGPVVDVEFEKGVPPIYNAVRITSEGEEGGVKLDVIAEVEQHLGENRVRCVSMLATDGMVRGMKAIDTGGPITMPVGPATLGRVLNVIGEPVDDLGPVKAAKRNPIHRLAPTLVEQSTELQMFETGIKVVDLIEPYLRGGKIGLFGGAGVGKTVIIQELINNIAKKHGGVSVFSGVGERTREGNDLWLEMQESGVVNIKDFAKSKAALVYGQMTEPPGARLRVALSGLTVAEYFRDEEGKDVLLFIDNIFRFTQAGSEVSALLGRMPSAVGYQPTLQTEMGELQERITSTKKGSITSVQAIFVPADDYTDPAPATTFAHLDATTNLSRQIVELGIYPAVDPLASSSRILDPRILGKEHYEVARAVKQILQKYKDLQDIIAILGIDELSEDDKLTVARARKIQKFLSQPFHVAEQFTGIPGKYVPLADTIRSFKMIVSGEMDEVPEQAFYMVGAVEEALEQAKTLQR comes from the coding sequence ATGGCAACTGAGAACGTCGGTCGGGTGGTCCAGATCATCGGCCCGGTGGTGGACGTGGAGTTCGAAAAGGGCGTCCCCCCCATCTACAACGCGGTGCGCATCACCAGCGAGGGGGAGGAGGGGGGGGTGAAGCTGGACGTGATCGCGGAGGTGGAGCAGCACCTTGGAGAGAACCGCGTGCGCTGCGTGAGCATGCTCGCCACCGACGGCATGGTCCGGGGGATGAAGGCCATCGACACGGGGGGACCCATCACCATGCCCGTGGGACCGGCCACCCTGGGCCGGGTCCTGAACGTGATAGGGGAGCCGGTCGACGACCTGGGGCCGGTGAAGGCGGCCAAACGCAACCCCATCCACCGCCTGGCCCCCACCCTCGTCGAGCAGTCCACCGAGCTCCAGATGTTCGAGACCGGGATCAAGGTGGTGGACCTCATCGAGCCTTACCTCCGGGGGGGCAAGATCGGCCTCTTCGGGGGGGCGGGCGTGGGCAAGACCGTCATCATCCAGGAGCTCATCAACAACATCGCCAAGAAACACGGCGGGGTCAGCGTGTTCTCGGGGGTGGGGGAGCGCACCCGCGAGGGGAACGACCTCTGGCTGGAGATGCAGGAGTCGGGGGTCGTGAACATCAAGGACTTCGCCAAGAGCAAGGCCGCGCTCGTCTACGGCCAGATGACGGAGCCCCCCGGGGCCCGCCTGCGGGTGGCCCTCTCCGGCCTCACGGTGGCGGAGTACTTCCGCGACGAGGAGGGCAAGGACGTCCTCCTCTTCATCGACAACATCTTCCGCTTCACCCAGGCCGGCTCCGAGGTCTCCGCCCTGCTCGGCCGCATGCCCTCCGCGGTGGGCTACCAGCCCACCCTGCAGACGGAGATGGGGGAGCTGCAGGAGCGGATCACCTCCACCAAGAAGGGCTCGATCACCTCCGTGCAGGCCATCTTCGTCCCCGCCGACGACTACACCGACCCCGCCCCCGCCACCACCTTCGCCCACCTGGACGCCACCACCAACCTCTCCCGGCAGATCGTGGAGCTCGGGATCTACCCGGCGGTGGACCCCCTCGCTTCCTCTTCGCGAATCCTCGACCCCCGCATCCTGGGGAAGGAACACTACGAGGTGGCGCGGGCGGTGAAGCAGATCCTGCAGAAGTACAAGGATCTCCAGGACATCATCGCCATCCTGGGCATCGATGAGCTCAGCGAGGACGACAAGCTGACGGTGGCGCGGGCGCGCAAGATCCAGAAGTTCCTGTCCCAGCCCTTCCACGTGGCCGAGCAGTTCACGGGCATTCCCGGCAAGTACGTTCCCCTCGCGGACACCATCCGCAGCTTCAAGATGATCGTGAGCGGGGAGATGGACGAGGTGCCGGAGCAGGCCTTCTACATGGTGGGGGCGGTGGAGGAAGCGCTGGAGCAAGCCAAGACTCTCCAGCGGTGA
- the atpH gene encoding ATP synthase F1 subunit delta — protein MSRPRPGSGARVRVASRPLARRYARALLDVALAGTKGEGISPENLRRELQAAVALLAGSQELMAVLSHPGVGAEGRKRVAAAVWGKTKASPLLRRLVELLVEHRRIGLLPLIEAAFGELWNARRGVVSAEAVGALPLGETETRALARALEKASGHEVELTSRVDPDVLGGILVRMGGRTYDGTVRSQLKALRESLAHGR, from the coding sequence TTGTCCCGCCCCCGCCCGGGAAGCGGGGCGCGCGTGAGGGTGGCCAGCCGCCCCCTGGCGCGGCGCTACGCGCGCGCCCTCCTGGACGTGGCCCTGGCCGGCACCAAAGGGGAGGGGATCTCCCCGGAGAACCTTCGTCGGGAACTGCAGGCGGCGGTGGCCCTCCTCGCCGGGAGCCAAGAGCTTATGGCCGTGCTCTCCCACCCCGGAGTGGGGGCGGAGGGGAGGAAGAGGGTGGCGGCGGCGGTGTGGGGCAAGACCAAGGCTTCCCCCCTCCTCCGGCGGCTGGTGGAGCTGCTGGTGGAGCATCGACGCATCGGGCTCTTGCCCCTAATCGAGGCCGCCTTCGGCGAGCTATGGAACGCGCGCCGAGGCGTTGTTTCCGCGGAGGCGGTGGGAGCCCTGCCGCTGGGGGAGACCGAGACCCGGGCCTTGGCCCGAGCCCTCGAGAAGGCGAGCGGACATGAGGTGGAGCTCACGAGCCGCGTGGACCCGGACGTGCTCGGAGGGATACTCGTGCGCATGGGTGGCCGCACCTACGACGGGACGGTAAGGTCCCAGCTCAAGGCCCTGCGGGAGAGCTTGGCCCATGGCCGCTGA
- a CDS encoding histidine kinase, giving the protein MRGRGERGWVFSLLWINLAVTVIVPLIQMASNQATEARDLWTAWGHALVYGNVAGVPASLIIPWVINRAARGRLPLVPVVILSCMVFTAFGCLAAQALLWGMSGAALPAFWAEYFRTVRMTTLFSVAFGLGVFAYASMRERLQHVETRLHEQELAAERTRTLAAEARLRSLESRVHPHFLFNTLNSISSLIETAPARAEEMVGKLAALLRSSLDHSNRPLIPLRQELAMVDDYIEIERVRFGGKLRGAVDVPPDLREVMVPPLSVQSLVENAVKHGITALKGGGEVLVQGSSENGCLRIEVSDTGPGFDLSAIPADHGLDNLVGRLDALFGPRAHLNVRRRAGRCVVEMVLPRS; this is encoded by the coding sequence ATGAGGGGACGCGGGGAGCGCGGGTGGGTCTTTTCTCTGCTCTGGATCAACCTCGCCGTGACCGTGATCGTGCCCCTGATTCAAATGGCCTCCAACCAGGCGACGGAGGCCAGGGATCTGTGGACGGCGTGGGGCCACGCGCTCGTTTACGGCAACGTGGCGGGGGTTCCGGCGTCATTGATCATCCCCTGGGTCATCAATCGAGCGGCGCGGGGCCGGCTTCCCCTGGTTCCGGTGGTCATCCTGAGCTGCATGGTGTTTACGGCCTTCGGCTGCCTGGCCGCGCAGGCGCTCCTGTGGGGGATGTCGGGCGCGGCCCTTCCCGCCTTCTGGGCGGAATACTTCCGGACCGTGCGCATGACCACGCTCTTCTCGGTCGCCTTTGGCCTGGGCGTGTTCGCATACGCCTCCATGCGGGAGCGCCTGCAGCACGTCGAGACGCGATTGCACGAGCAGGAATTGGCCGCGGAGCGCACGAGAACCCTGGCCGCGGAAGCGCGGCTGCGCTCCCTGGAATCGCGCGTTCATCCGCATTTCCTGTTCAACACTCTGAACTCGATCAGCTCCCTCATCGAGACCGCGCCCGCGCGCGCCGAAGAGATGGTGGGGAAGCTGGCCGCACTGCTGCGATCGTCCCTGGACCACAGCAACCGGCCGCTCATCCCGTTGCGCCAAGAGTTGGCCATGGTCGACGACTACATCGAGATCGAGAGGGTGCGCTTCGGCGGCAAGCTGCGGGGAGCGGTGGACGTTCCCCCGGACTTGCGGGAGGTCATGGTGCCGCCCCTGAGCGTTCAATCGCTGGTCGAGAATGCGGTGAAACATGGAATCACCGCCCTTAAGGGCGGCGGCGAGGTCCTGGTGCAAGGATCCTCGGAAAATGGGTGTTTGCGCATCGAGGTCTCGGACACCGGCCCGGGGTTCGACTTGAGCGCGATTCCGGCCGACCACGGCCTCGATAACCTGGTGGGGCGCCTCGACGCGCTGTTCGGGCCGCGGGCGCACCTGAACGTCCGCCGGCGCGCTGGGCGCTGCGTGGTTGAGATGGTGTTGCCGCGATCATGA